The genomic window TTTTTATGTATCCAATTGCCATTTGGAGTCAACCATTTTTCGGTTGTAAACTTTAAATTGGAGCCATCTACAAAATCCTCTGCACGCTGTACAGTCCCTTTACCAAATGACTTTTCGCCGACTAAGGATACATTTGCTGATTCTTTAACAGCACCAGCAAGAATTTCTGAAGCACTGGCGCTTCCTTTATCAATGACAACAACTAGAGGAATATTGGGACTTTTTGATCCTTTAGATTTAACTTCCTCTCGATTTCCATTTCGATCCTCGATTTGGAAGATCGTTTTCCCTTCCGGAACAAAAAGACTAGAAATCTCGATTGCCCGCTCTAAAAGACCGCCGGGATTATGTCTTAAATCAAGTACAATCCCCTTCATCCCTTGACCTTGTAATTCATTTAAGGTTTCGATTAATTCCTTTGTCGTGTTCTCTGAAAAAGAAGTGATTTGGACCTTTGCAATGCCATTCTCTAGCATCTCTCCATAAACTGTCTCAATCGGAATCGTATCACGAATAATCGGAACTGTTAGTGCTTCCTCCATACCTGGTCTTTGAATTGACAGTTCAACCTTTGTCCCTTTTTTCCCTCTAATTAAGGTAACTGCCTCTGTGGCACTCATTCCCTGAATACTTTTCCCATCAACGGAAAGCACCTTATCATTTGGTTTTAATCCAGCCTTTTCAGCTGGAGAGCCCTTAATTGGGGTCACTATGACAATGAATCCGCCTTGCTCTTGTATTTCTGCACCGATTCCTTCAAAGGAAGAAGAAATGCTTTGATGAAAGCTTTTTGCCTCATCTACAGTCATATAATCCGAATATGGATCATCTAGTGCGTCAACCATGCCATTTATGGCGCCATTGATTAATTTTTCCTGGTCAACCTCCTGAAAATAGGCGTTGTTCAACGTATCAAATGCCGCATATAGTTTTTCAAATTCCTTTCGGTCACGGGTACCCATATCTACAGCCTTTTCATCGCCAAAAGCTAGTGCAAATCCTGTGATCCCTACTGATAAAAACACAATAAATAACACGAGCATAACAAAATGGAAGTTTTTCATACGAATAAAGCCCGCTTGTTTAACCGGTGGTTCTTGATTGACATCTTTCTCTTGCAAAACCTCTCACCACTTTCATAACCAAAAATTCCTCTGTGAAATCCTTAATGAATAGAATACCATTTCTATCATAAAAAGCACAAAGAAAATACCTAAACCGAAAAAAATCATGTAAAAGAAAAGAGGCCAGACATATTCTGACCCCTCCTATATTTTCTTCACAATTTCAAAATATTCTTCTAAAGTAAGCTGTTTTTCAAATATAACAGCTGCTGCTTCTTTACCAACATACCGGAAATGCCAAGGTTCAAATTTATACCCAGTGATTTCTTCTTTTCCTTTAGGGTAACGAAGAATAAAACCAAATCGATGGGCATTTTCTGCGGCCCATTTTCCTTCTGGCGTTTCACCAAATTCCTCTGATAACTCAAAATTAGCACTTTGACTGGAAATATCCATGGCTAATCCAGTTTGATGCTCGCTGCTGCCCGGAAAGGCTACAGCCTGTATTGCCTTATCCTCGCCATATTTGCTTACTTCTGCATCAAATACGGCTCTCTGTCTATCAAATGAACGATATCCGGATACGGCAAATAAATGAATCTCTTGCTTCTTTGCTTCCGTAAACATCGCTTCAAGGGCTTTAGCCGCTTCGTCCCGTAAATAGGCTTTTTCTATATCCTGTTCGCCAAACGAAAACAAAACTGCTGGTCTTATCAAATCTTCAGGGGCATACCCGTCTGGAAGAGCAAATTGTTTATTTACTAAAACCATATGATTCGTTGGATTTTGAATAATTCGCTTTCCATCTACTGTCATAATTTCATTAAAATAATTCGCTTCAAGGGAAGGAATATCATTTTCCGGGCTGTCGTTATTCTTGGCAGTTCCGCTGTCCTCTTCCTTAGCTGAAACTTCTTGTGGCTGTTTGTTTTCATCCAATTGCTCTTTAGCAGACTCTTCCTTTTGTAAAAAAGGAATCTTCTCTAAATATGGCTGAAGCTGATTACAGCCTGTAAGCATAATAGACAATATAGCGGTTAATGCAACAATCTTTTTCATTTTTTCACCTATCTTTGATTACTTTTACCGCCTATTATTTTAACATGAAAAAGAACTTTTTTCAGAAGTTTGTTTTGTTCCAATAATAATAAAAAAGAACCGGTTCATAAATCAAACCAGTTCGATTCATTTTTTATTCTTTTATCGCCGCTTCAAGAGCCACTTCGATCATTTCATTGAAGGTTGTTTGTCTTTCTTCGGCAGTTGTTTCCTCACCGGTTAAAATATGGTCACTAACTGTTAAGACAGATAATGCCTTGCGATCAAATTTCGCCGCTAACGTATAAAGAGCTGATGTTTCCATCTCAATAGCCAAAATTTGATATTTTGCCCATTTTTCTAATTCTGAATTATCGTTGTAGAACATATCAGCAGTAAATACATTTCCGACTTTAAGCTGAAGTCCTTTTTGTACTCCTGCTTCATAAG from Bacillus sp. DTU_2020_1000418_1_SI_GHA_SEK_038 includes these protein-coding regions:
- a CDS encoding M15 family metallopeptidase; the encoded protein is MKKIVALTAILSIMLTGCNQLQPYLEKIPFLQKEESAKEQLDENKQPQEVSAKEEDSGTAKNNDSPENDIPSLEANYFNEIMTVDGKRIIQNPTNHMVLVNKQFALPDGYAPEDLIRPAVLFSFGEQDIEKAYLRDEAAKALEAMFTEAKKQEIHLFAVSGYRSFDRQRAVFDAEVSKYGEDKAIQAVAFPGSSEHQTGLAMDISSQSANFELSEEFGETPEGKWAAENAHRFGFILRYPKGKEEITGYKFEPWHFRYVGKEAAAVIFEKQLTLEEYFEIVKKI
- a CDS encoding S41 family peptidase, with product MKNFHFVMLVLFIVFLSVGITGFALAFGDEKAVDMGTRDRKEFEKLYAAFDTLNNAYFQEVDQEKLINGAINGMVDALDDPYSDYMTVDEAKSFHQSISSSFEGIGAEIQEQGGFIVIVTPIKGSPAEKAGLKPNDKVLSVDGKSIQGMSATEAVTLIRGKKGTKVELSIQRPGMEEALTVPIIRDTIPIETVYGEMLENGIAKVQITSFSENTTKELIETLNELQGQGMKGIVLDLRHNPGGLLERAIEISSLFVPEGKTIFQIEDRNGNREEVKSKGSKSPNIPLVVVIDKGSASASEILAGAVKESANVSLVGEKSFGKGTVQRAEDFVDGSNLKFTTEKWLTPNGNWIHKKGINPDYEVTLPEYASLPVIDPDQELKLSSSSAQVKVAQQMLKAIGYDSGREDGFFDEQTKDAVEKFQAAEKLEVNGVLTGDSTIKLMEKVREKLNQNDTQIQKAAEILKQQLES